In Zingiber officinale cultivar Zhangliang chromosome 6A, Zo_v1.1, whole genome shotgun sequence, a single genomic region encodes these proteins:
- the LOC121995520 gene encoding probable mannitol dehydrogenase, protein MAELGNGKKQASPEEVHPRKVFGWASRDESGVLSPFAFSRRNTGADDVTIKILYCGICHSDLHYAKNEWSNTIYPVVPGHEIAGVITEVGQNVQNFKVGEKVGVGCIVNSCRSCQNCNRDYENYCPRVILSYNSLDVDGTMNYGGYSNMIVVNQHFVIHFPENMPLDKGAPLLCAGITVYSPMKEHGLDVPGKHLGVVGLGGLGHVAVKFGKAFGMKVTVISTSPKKEKEAIERLGADAFLVSSNAGQMQAAMGTMDGIINTVSADHSIMPLMMLLQTHGKMIMVGAPEKPLQLSTFALIFGGKSLAGSGIGGMKATQEMIDFAAKNNITADIELIPIDYLNEAMERLAKADVRYRFVIDIGNSLTEA, encoded by the exons ATGGCAGAGCTGGGAAACGGGAAGAAGCAAGCGTCCCCAGAGGAGGTGCATCCTCGGAAGGTTTTCGGGTGGGCGTCCAGGGACGAATCCGGCGTCCTCTCTCCCTTCGCCTTTTCGCGGAG GAATACCGGTGCTGATGATGTCACTATAAAAATTTTGTATTGTGGAATCTGCCACTCTGACCTTCACTATGCCAAGAACGAATGGTCAAATACCATTTACCCAGTGGTTCCTGG GCACGAGATCGCGGGTGTCATAACTGAAGTGGGCCAAAACGTCCAAAACTTCAAGGTAGGTGAAAAAGTAGGCGTGGGATGCATCGTCAACTCCTGTCGCTCCTGCCAAAACTGCAACCGGGACTACGAGAACTATTGCCCTCGCGTCATCTTAAGCTACAACTCCCTGGACGTCGATGGAACCATGAATTATGGAGGCTACTCCAACATGATCGTCGTCAACCAACATTTTGTCATCCACTTCCCTGAGAACATGCCCCTTGACAAGGGTGCCCCACTGCTGTGTGCCGGCATCACAGTCTACAGCCCCATGAAGGAACACGGCCTGGATGTGCCTGGAAAGCATCTCGGAGTCGTTGGCCTCGGTGGTCTCGGTCATGTCGCTGTTAAGTTCGGCAAGGCTTTCGGGATGAAGGTCACTGTTATAAGTACTTCTccaaagaaggagaaggaagccATTGAGCGTTTGGGAGCTGATGCTTTCTTGGTCAGCAGCAATGCTGGACAAATGCAG GCTGCCATGGGCACCATGGATGGTATTATTAACACAGTTTCAGCTGATCACTCCATTATGCCGTTGATGATGCTGTTGCAAACTCATGGGAAAATGATCATGGTGGGAGCACCCGAGAAGCCACTGCAGCTTTCAACCTTCGCCTTGATTTTTG GTGGGAAAAGCTTGGCAGGGAGTGGCATTGGGGGAATGAAGGCGACACAGGAGATGATAGATTTTGCGGCCAAAAACAACATAACTGCAGACATAGAGCTCATTCCCATCGACTACTTGAACGAGGCGATGGAGCGGCTCGCAAAGGCTGATGTCAGATATCGCTTCGTAATTGATATTGGCAACTCCTTAACTGAAGCCTAA